A stretch of the Methanobacterium veterum genome encodes the following:
- a CDS encoding coenzyme F420-0:L-glutamate ligase, with amino-acid sequence MDIKIIGIENIPLITEGNDIAALIVDAMNSDGINIKNGDIFVIAETIVSKAEGNKINLKTIEPTQKAFDIAEKTGKDPHVVEAIIQESNEILKVGPDFIISETKHGFVCANAGIDESNVEDNMATPMPEDPDKSASLIMKKIEALTGKEVVVIVSDTQGRAFREGAIGTAIGISGMKALWDRKGEKDLYGRELQTTSIAVADELASAASILMGQADEGIPVVIIRGVNYVKILKSSSSTAKDLVRPKKYDVFRKT; translated from the coding sequence ATGGACATCAAGATCATCGGAATTGAAAATATTCCATTAATTACAGAAGGCAATGACATTGCTGCTTTAATAGTAGATGCCATGAATAGTGATGGTATTAATATTAAAAATGGAGATATCTTTGTTATAGCTGAAACAATAGTGTCTAAGGCTGAGGGAAATAAAATTAATCTTAAAACTATTGAACCAACTCAAAAAGCGTTTGATATTGCAGAAAAAACAGGCAAAGACCCTCATGTTGTAGAGGCTATAATTCAAGAATCCAATGAGATATTGAAGGTAGGTCCTGATTTTATAATTAGCGAAACTAAACATGGATTTGTATGTGCAAATGCAGGAATAGATGAATCAAATGTGGAAGATAATATGGCCACACCTATGCCTGAAGATCCAGATAAAAGCGCATCTCTTATAATGAAAAAAATAGAAGCACTAACTGGAAAAGAAGTTGTTGTAATTGTATCTGATACTCAAGGCAGGGCATTTAGAGAAGGAGCTATTGGTACAGCAATTGGTATATCTGGGATGAAAGCTCTCTGGGACAGGAAAGGTGAAAAAGATCTCTACGGCAGAGAACTTCAAACTACAAGTATCGCTGTTGCAGACGAATTAGCGTCAGCAGCATCAATTTTAATGGGTCAGGCGGATGAAGGAATACCTGTTGTTATAATAAGAGGAGTTAACTACGTTAAAATATTAAAAAGTAGTAGTTCCACAGCTAAGGATTTGGTAAGGCCTAAAAAATATGATGTATTTAGGAAAACTTAA
- a CDS encoding ExbD/TolR family protein yields MVLDVNRYRNKVKKNTPKFNMIPFIDVVFTILIFLMVTSSFGAAADQTQSTSGKPQVTQSSGTSEYYLVPVAGLKKVTVNGQDMSSYIRNGAIAVHTKVIDEGEIVIKAKSGEIIITTPQGFPTNKAVKAPS; encoded by the coding sequence ATGGTTTTAGACGTAAACAGATATAGAAACAAAGTGAAGAAAAATACTCCTAAATTCAACATGATTCCATTTATTGATGTTGTTTTTACGATTCTGATATTTTTAATGGTTACAAGTAGCTTCGGTGCTGCTGCTGATCAGACGCAGTCTACTTCTGGAAAACCACAGGTAACACAAAGCAGTGGGACATCTGAATATTATCTGGTTCCAGTTGCAGGTTTGAAGAAAGTTACAGTTAATGGACAGGATATGTCCAGTTATATACGAAACGGTGCAATTGCAGTGCATACAAAAGTTATTGATGAGGGAGAAATAGTTATAAAAGCTAAAAGTGGTGAAATCATCATAACTACTCCTCAGGGATTCCCTACAAATAAGGCTGTGAAAGCGCCTAGTTAA
- the hemA gene encoding glutamyl-tRNA reductase, translating into MILNIRIDHNTADICTMEKSTFQMDEIFAKIKDEYSVYEYLQMKTCNRAELYLVLNDCYIDNIDFLDFVVETDDDALNHLLRLSCGLESMIIGEDQILGQIKDARKKHLREGYAGDLLNTVFTKAIHVGQVVRKKTNINKGSISIGSAAVELAESVHGDLKCKKVLVIGAGKMGTLVAKALVQKHLKAIVVANRTHDRAVDLAKELGGYAIHFDRLDEAMSDADVIISATGAPHPILTCEKIKNAVSPEKLEKLVIVDIANPRDVEEDVKKLGVKLFNIDDLRGIADKNRKLRESEAKDAEKIISEELLLLKKSLKRLEVESLISDIRRNAEKIRSHETEKAFKMLGDIDGKEKIVEDLTQVVVDKIFCDIIRNIKNAAENDDKELIESAKNIFKSLEKPKKHEGLPSQSLCAIRTKNDA; encoded by the coding sequence ATGATTCTAAATATCAGAATCGACCATAATACAGCAGATATATGTACAATGGAAAAGTCTACTTTCCAGATGGATGAAATCTTTGCAAAAATCAAGGATGAATACTCGGTATATGAGTACCTCCAGATGAAAACATGTAACCGTGCTGAGCTTTATTTAGTTTTAAATGATTGTTATATTGATAATATTGATTTCCTTGATTTTGTAGTTGAAACTGATGATGATGCATTAAATCACCTTTTAAGACTCTCTTGCGGATTAGAATCTATGATAATAGGTGAAGATCAAATATTAGGGCAGATAAAAGACGCGAGAAAAAAGCATCTTAGAGAGGGCTATGCGGGGGATCTTTTGAATACGGTGTTTACAAAGGCTATCCATGTTGGTCAGGTAGTTCGAAAAAAAACCAATATCAACAAAGGATCCATTTCAATAGGTTCTGCAGCAGTAGAACTTGCAGAATCAGTGCACGGGGATTTGAAATGTAAAAAAGTCCTTGTAATTGGAGCTGGAAAGATGGGAACGCTCGTTGCAAAAGCACTGGTTCAAAAACATCTTAAAGCCATAGTAGTGGCAAATAGAACCCATGATCGTGCAGTAGACCTTGCAAAAGAGCTTGGAGGATATGCAATCCATTTTGATAGGCTTGATGAGGCTATGAGTGATGCTGATGTTATAATAAGCGCTACTGGAGCACCCCACCCTATTTTAACATGTGAAAAAATTAAAAATGCGGTTTCACCAGAGAAGCTGGAGAAGCTTGTGATAGTTGATATTGCAAATCCAAGAGATGTAGAGGAAGATGTTAAAAAACTTGGGGTTAAATTATTTAATATAGATGATTTAAGGGGAATAGCTGATAAAAATAGAAAGTTAAGGGAATCTGAAGCTAAAGATGCTGAAAAAATAATTTCTGAAGAACTTTTACTTCTTAAAAAATCTTTAAAACGCCTTGAAGTTGAATCTCTTATTTCGGATATAAGGAGAAATGCAGAAAAGATAAGGTCTCATGAAACTGAAAAAGCATTTAAAATGCTCGGAGACATTGATGGCAAGGAAAAAATAGTGGAAGACCTTACTCAGGTGGTAGTGGATAAAATTTTCTGTGATATCATAAGAAATATCAAAAATGCCGCTGAAAATGATGACAAAGAATTAATTGAAAGTGCAAAAAATATTTTTAAGTCCCTAGAAAAGCCTAAAAAGCATGAGGGTTTGCCAAGTCAAAGTTTATGTGCAATTAGAACGAAAAATGATGCATAA
- a CDS encoding precorrin-2 dehydrogenase/sirohydrochlorin ferrochelatase family protein has protein sequence MGWTPLFLQMENKNVLIVGAGEVGARRARRFIEAGANVTVINEKVPNDLVDLGAAFKPLDEVEKWVEWSDLVVIATGDHKLNGRVAELAKGKLLNRADYPDEGNLIVPSTFSIGDVQFSIFTGGKSPLMAKELRKRIQKVILEEDILQLELQNFTRNILKENMNDQKKRRDYLYKILNDKNIQEYLRQGNLEDAKKYIKQQLVN, from the coding sequence ATGGGCTGGACACCTCTTTTCCTGCAGATGGAAAACAAAAATGTTTTAATTGTTGGTGCGGGGGAAGTTGGAGCTCGGAGAGCCCGTAGATTTATTGAAGCAGGGGCTAATGTCACTGTAATAAATGAAAAAGTTCCAAATGATCTTGTTGATCTTGGGGCTGCTTTCAAACCGTTAGATGAAGTTGAAAAATGGGTTGAATGGTCAGATCTTGTGGTAATAGCCACTGGAGATCATAAATTAAATGGGCGCGTGGCAGAATTAGCCAAAGGAAAACTTTTAAATAGGGCTGATTATCCAGATGAAGGTAATTTAATTGTTCCTTCTACTTTTTCTATAGGTGACGTGCAATTTTCGATATTTACCGGTGGAAAGAGCCCTCTTATGGCAAAAGAGTTAAGAAAAAGAATACAAAAAGTGATACTGGAGGAAGATATTTTACAGTTGGAACTCCAGAATTTCACAAGAAATATTTTAAAAGAAAATATGAATGATCAAAAAAAACGTAGAGATTATTTATATAAAATTTTAAATGATAAAAACATACAGGAATATTTAAGGCAGGGAAATTTAGAGGATGCTAAAAAATATATCAAACAGCAGTTAGTGAATTAA
- the rnhB gene encoding ribonuclease HII — MKIIGIDEAGRGPVIGPLVVCGVAIEDDRLEKLERLELKDSKRLTPGRRKVLARRINKIAESYTVSIEAKDIDNLRAKDVNLNEIEKIAMKKVIGHFDPDIAYIDCLDIKPQRFCDEMESVKANLKVIAEHKAEDKFPIVAAASIVAKVERDSAIDKIRKEYKDVGSGYPSDPKTIAFLKRFTYENLPDFVRRSWATVKKNM; from the coding sequence ATGAAAATAATCGGCATAGATGAAGCGGGTAGAGGCCCTGTAATCGGACCTCTTGTTGTTTGCGGAGTAGCAATTGAAGATGATAGGCTTGAAAAGCTTGAAAGGCTTGAGTTAAAAGATTCTAAAAGATTAACTCCTGGAAGAAGAAAAGTACTTGCAAGGAGAATAAACAAAATTGCAGAATCTTACACTGTTAGCATAGAAGCTAAAGACATCGATAATTTAAGGGCTAAAGATGTCAATTTAAATGAAATCGAAAAAATTGCCATGAAAAAAGTTATAGGGCATTTTGATCCTGATATTGCTTATATAGATTGTCTTGATATTAAACCTCAGAGATTTTGTGATGAAATGGAAAGTGTTAAGGCGAATCTGAAAGTTATAGCTGAACATAAAGCTGAGGATAAGTTTCCAATTGTGGCAGCAGCGTCTATAGTTGCCAAAGTTGAACGTGATTCGGCAATTGATAAAATAAGGAAGGAATATAAAGATGTTGGGTCAGGATACCCCAGCGATCCTAAAACAATTGCATTTCTAAAGAGGTTTACCTATGAAAATTTGCCTGATTTTGTAAGGCGTTCATGGGCTACAGTTAAAAAGAACATGTAA
- a CDS encoding IMP cyclohydrolase: MYLGRMLAVGSTESGKFVAYRVSSRSFPNRMVNVFEDRAAIVPKEGHEKDVFVNPYIAYNCIRIVDDVAVVTNGSHTDIIAEKIDSGMSIRDSIALTLLTMDYEKDELNTPRIAGATTLDGDSYIGIVTHDGIIVEKVKEDQCSYISTYEHTKPNDVEFVCSNAEEAAKFIYSGGKFEEFTNPVDSVAAFAEDNEWKIGSL; the protein is encoded by the coding sequence ATGTATCTTGGAAGAATGTTAGCAGTTGGAAGCACAGAATCAGGAAAATTTGTTGCATATAGAGTTTCAAGCAGGTCTTTTCCAAATCGGATGGTAAATGTATTTGAAGACAGAGCTGCAATTGTACCAAAGGAAGGACATGAAAAAGATGTTTTTGTAAACCCCTACATTGCTTATAACTGTATCCGGATCGTGGATGACGTTGCTGTAGTTACAAATGGTTCTCATACTGATATTATTGCAGAAAAAATAGATTCAGGTATGAGTATAAGAGATTCAATTGCATTAACGTTACTTACAATGGATTATGAAAAAGATGAATTAAATACTCCACGTATTGCAGGCGCTACAACATTAGATGGAGATTCTTATATTGGGATTGTTACACATGATGGAATCATAGTTGAAAAGGTCAAAGAGGATCAATGCAGTTATATTTCAACATATGAACATACAAAGCCAAATGATGTTGAATTTGTTTGCAGTAACGCTGAAGAAGCGGCTAAATTTATATATAGTGGTGGAAAATTTGAGGAATTCACCAATCCTGTAGATTCAGTAGCTGCATTTGCAGAGGATAATGAGTGGAAAATCGGCTCTTTATAG
- a CDS encoding MJ0144 family RNA dihydrouridine synthase-like protein yields the protein MAGITDGNFCLKMVPYGFDMVTLGGYNLDKPTINAGCSIIKRGRREFNINEENVIPSIKKEADLIKNSWKGTVSVNLRSVSFEPIIEVSKLPEIDVVEINAHCRQPEIMDIGCGQALLYDTHNLYNFTKNVVKRAESKVSVKIRANVQNVDDIEVSKAVEKAGADYLHVDAMKPGYNHADYNIIRKIKENTGIFLIGNNSIHDLKSARDMLSAGADGVSIARVTLKGSVPFDLSQI from the coding sequence ATGGCAGGGATAACCGATGGGAATTTTTGCCTGAAAATGGTTCCTTATGGTTTTGACATGGTAACACTTGGTGGCTATAACTTAGATAAGCCGACTATAAATGCAGGATGCAGTATTATTAAACGAGGAAGGCGGGAATTCAACATAAATGAAGAAAATGTAATACCTTCCATTAAAAAAGAAGCAGATCTAATTAAAAATTCCTGGAAAGGAACTGTATCTGTTAATCTACGCTCAGTTTCATTTGAACCTATCATTGAAGTATCGAAATTACCAGAAATTGATGTGGTAGAAATAAATGCACACTGCAGACAGCCTGAAATAATGGATATTGGCTGTGGACAGGCACTTCTTTATGATACTCATAACTTATACAATTTTACAAAAAATGTGGTAAAAAGAGCTGAAAGTAAAGTATCGGTTAAGATTAGAGCAAATGTCCAGAATGTAGATGATATTGAAGTTTCAAAAGCTGTTGAAAAAGCCGGCGCTGACTATCTACATGTAGATGCCATGAAACCCGGATACAACCATGCAGATTATAATATTATAAGGAAAATTAAAGAAAACACTGGAATATTTTTAATAGGCAATAATTCTATCCATGATCTTAAATCTGCACGTGATATGCTTTCTGCAGGTGCAGACGGGGTATCAATAGCAAGAGTTACATTAAAAGGAAGTGTTCCTTTTGATTTATCCCAGATATAA
- the atwA gene encoding methyl coenzyme M reductase system, component A2 translates to MSFIELENVTKTFGGVEILKNLNITINEGSVLGILGRSGAGKSVLINMLRGMKEYKPDNGKIIFNIAFCPKCYRADPPSKVGQKCSCGGEFEAERVDLWDTDRKIYAAVRKRISIMLQRTFALYEDDTVIDNVLKSISGHDEEESTYMAIDLLEMTQMTHRITHIARDLSGGEKQRVVLARQIAKEPMIFLADEPTGTLDPKTAELIHHALLEGVKEKGTTMIITSHWPEVMRKLSDYVIWLERGEIIDEGNPEEVVARFLEQVPLPEKKEEFVTGGPIIEMEDVKKHYYSIERGVIKAVDGITLTIGEGEIFGIVGLSGAGKTTLSRILYGLTEPSSGNISAKLGDDWIDMTQSGPLGRGRIKPYLGILHQEYSLYPHRTVLGNLTEAISLELPAEFAKMKAIYTLKVVGFDEEYAASLLNKYPDELSGGERHRVALAQVLIKEPNIIILDEPTGTMDPITRVQVTDSIIKARDELSQTFVIISHDMDFVLDVCDRAALMRGGKILKIGDPKDIVEDLTPTEKKEMLTEE, encoded by the coding sequence ATGTCTTTTATAGAATTAGAAAACGTCACAAAAACATTTGGTGGCGTGGAAATTTTAAAAAATTTGAATATAACTATAAATGAAGGCAGCGTATTGGGAATTTTAGGTAGAAGCGGCGCTGGAAAATCAGTACTCATTAATATGCTTCGTGGAATGAAGGAATATAAGCCTGATAACGGTAAGATTATCTTTAATATTGCATTTTGCCCTAAATGTTATCGGGCTGATCCTCCATCAAAAGTGGGACAAAAATGTTCCTGCGGAGGGGAATTTGAAGCAGAACGTGTTGATCTGTGGGATACTGATAGAAAAATATATGCTGCAGTTAGAAAAAGAATTTCCATAATGTTACAGAGGACATTTGCTCTTTATGAAGATGATACTGTAATTGACAACGTATTAAAATCTATTAGTGGTCATGATGAGGAAGAAAGCACTTATATGGCTATAGACCTCCTTGAAATGACGCAAATGACTCACAGGATAACTCACATTGCAAGGGATTTAAGTGGTGGAGAAAAACAAAGGGTAGTACTTGCAAGACAAATAGCAAAGGAACCTATGATATTCCTTGCAGACGAACCTACAGGCACACTCGATCCAAAAACTGCTGAACTTATACACCATGCTTTACTGGAAGGTGTAAAAGAGAAGGGTACTACAATGATTATAACTTCTCACTGGCCTGAAGTTATGAGAAAACTTTCTGATTATGTAATATGGCTTGAAAGGGGAGAAATAATAGATGAAGGTAACCCTGAAGAAGTTGTAGCCCGATTCTTAGAACAGGTCCCACTTCCTGAAAAGAAAGAGGAATTCGTGACTGGCGGTCCAATTATTGAAATGGAAGATGTCAAAAAGCATTATTACTCCATCGAAAGGGGAGTAATTAAAGCTGTAGACGGTATAACTTTGACCATCGGCGAAGGAGAAATCTTTGGTATTGTTGGTTTAAGTGGGGCAGGTAAAACAACTCTTTCAAGAATACTTTACGGGTTAACAGAGCCGAGTTCAGGTAATATATCTGCAAAACTTGGGGATGACTGGATCGACATGACTCAATCAGGCCCACTTGGAAGGGGAAGAATAAAACCTTATTTGGGCATTCTTCATCAAGAATACAGTCTTTACCCTCATAGGACTGTTTTAGGGAATTTAACAGAGGCTATAAGTTTAGAATTGCCTGCAGAATTTGCAAAAATGAAAGCAATATACACGCTTAAAGTAGTTGGATTTGATGAAGAATATGCTGCAAGCTTATTAAATAAATATCCTGACGAATTAAGCGGCGGTGAACGCCACAGGGTTGCTTTGGCACAAGTTTTAATAAAAGAACCTAATATAATCATTCTTGATGAACCTACTGGAACTATGGACCCAATAACTAGAGTTCAGGTTACAGATTCTATAATAAAGGCGAGAGATGAATTAAGTCAGACTTTTGTTATAATATCACACGATATGGACTTTGTACTTGATGTCTGTGATAGGGCTGCTCTTATGAGAGGTGGAAAAATCCTCAAAATAGGAGATCCGAAGGATATAGTGGAAGATTTGACTCCAACTGAAAAGAAAGAAATGCTTACTGAAGAATAA
- a CDS encoding GTP cyclohydrolase III: MIQMTLIQIDNYGPWTVTPAPRAEADLQILQSELYADLQRQFAAKGGLVFFTRFDNMLAITNNVDMEDHRRIQKSIGNRYPITVSMGVAAAETPYEAQRDATAALQNYGGAQSEERKEVLAIDGLVNKEDSFVQIAHIDINGITDSLTDIIPAYDTSFIVNRVQHFLMKKLIEKGSLVFFIGGDNFMSPCNGLSPEGLLKIVEEIEDETNIALKAGIGKAPTAEKAANLADLALEEIRGGVTYDLVHVMNKK; the protein is encoded by the coding sequence ATGATACAGATGACTTTAATTCAAATTGATAATTATGGCCCATGGACAGTCACTCCTGCTCCAAGGGCTGAAGCAGATCTTCAAATCCTGCAATCAGAGCTTTATGCTGATCTTCAAAGACAATTTGCAGCTAAAGGTGGACTTGTTTTCTTTACACGTTTTGATAACATGCTTGCAATTACTAACAATGTAGATATGGAGGACCATAGACGAATCCAGAAATCAATAGGTAATAGATACCCAATAACTGTGAGTATGGGTGTTGCAGCAGCTGAAACACCATATGAGGCTCAAAGAGATGCCACAGCAGCTCTTCAAAATTACGGCGGGGCACAATCTGAAGAACGAAAGGAAGTTCTGGCTATAGATGGTCTTGTAAATAAAGAGGACAGCTTCGTTCAAATTGCCCATATAGATATAAATGGGATTACAGATTCTTTAACTGACATAATTCCAGCTTATGATACTTCTTTTATTGTAAATAGAGTTCAACACTTTTTAATGAAAAAATTAATCGAGAAAGGTTCGCTTGTCTTCTTTATAGGTGGAGATAATTTTATGTCTCCATGTAATGGACTCAGTCCTGAAGGACTCCTAAAAATAGTGGAAGAGATCGAAGACGAAACCAATATAGCACTTAAAGCAGGTATTGGAAAAGCTCCTACTGCTGAAAAAGCTGCTAATCTGGCAGATCTAGCTCTTGAAGAGATAAGAGGTGGAGTTACCTACGATCTTGTTCATGTAATGAACAAAAAATAG
- a CDS encoding MotA/TolQ/ExbB proton channel family protein, translating into MIYEFLSSTFGTILEMFQSGGIITYIITIIGIYGVLASLEKIRYLRKISKVSPPLIMGTVNDAMEKGGSLEALRSIGKYRNPVSKIISEALKIGYRNKTEVEDAMERVFIVEMGRMTKGLGTIKMIIEISPLLGLIGTVLGMWYTFRALGMGASSSGMAEGIYIALITTIAGLAVAIILVPLHSYITGKIEDEMDKIEIAKKMTNWNSAVMRIKVATDPEMAVEALKEAEGIVKVKEIEDYDANVLVALKPSMLEKSIHNIIMEKCNTKAEIVESKLMQ; encoded by the coding sequence ATGATATATGAGTTTTTAAGCAGTACTTTCGGTACTATATTGGAGATGTTCCAGAGCGGGGGAATTATAACTTATATAATAACTATTATAGGAATATATGGGGTTTTAGCTTCCCTTGAGAAAATTCGTTATTTACGCAAGATATCAAAAGTTTCTCCACCATTAATTATGGGAACAGTGAACGATGCAATGGAAAAGGGAGGGTCTCTTGAAGCACTGCGTTCAATAGGCAAATATCGAAATCCCGTCTCAAAAATCATTTCAGAGGCCTTAAAAATAGGTTACAGAAATAAAACCGAAGTTGAAGATGCAATGGAACGTGTTTTCATAGTTGAGATGGGAAGAATGACTAAAGGCCTGGGCACAATTAAAATGATAATTGAAATTTCCCCTCTTTTAGGATTAATAGGAACAGTTTTAGGTATGTGGTATACATTTAGAGCTCTTGGAATGGGTGCAAGCTCATCCGGAATGGCTGAAGGGATTTATATAGCTTTAATTACCACTATAGCCGGACTTGCTGTTGCAATAATTTTGGTGCCTCTTCATTCTTACATCACAGGTAAAATAGAAGATGAAATGGATAAAATAGAGATAGCTAAGAAGATGACCAACTGGAATTCTGCAGTTATGAGAATAAAAGTAGCAACTGATCCTGAAATGGCTGTTGAAGCTTTAAAAGAAGCTGAGGGAATTGTAAAAGTTAAAGAAATCGAAGATTATGATGCAAATGTTTTAGTAGCTTTAAAACCCAGTATGCTTGAGAAAAGTATTCACAACATAATTATGGAAAAATGCAATACTAAAGCGGAGATTGTTGAAAGTAAATTAATGCAGTAA
- a CDS encoding methanogenesis marker 9 domain-containing protein, translating to MVWEDSPSHVCRGGDKRALAFCCPPVKPCPIIYALEDANLSSQDYIAKKEEFGKKTRLGQGEGTCFGSLVWCCKPSKPCPLRDMVMRRINMSSDEYMELKKQLSEELVGISESSQEEVKALADAFDIPEEEATTVLQECGNDLRMAAKILKMKSLESGK from the coding sequence ATGGTATGGGAAGATTCACCATCACACGTATGTAGGGGAGGGGACAAAAGGGCGTTGGCATTTTGTTGTCCGCCGGTTAAACCTTGCCCAATTATATATGCACTTGAAGATGCAAATCTTAGTTCTCAAGATTATATAGCAAAAAAAGAAGAATTTGGTAAAAAAACAAGGTTAGGTCAAGGAGAAGGAACCTGTTTTGGTTCTCTTGTCTGGTGCTGTAAACCATCTAAACCATGCCCTTTAAGGGATATGGTAATGAGAAGGATAAACATGAGCTCTGATGAATATATGGAACTTAAAAAACAGTTATCTGAAGAGCTTGTAGGCATATCTGAATCATCACAGGAAGAAGTAAAAGCACTTGCTGATGCTTTTGATATTCCAGAAGAAGAAGCAACTACCGTTCTTCAAGAATGTGGAAATGATCTAAGGATGGCTGCAAAGATTTTAAAGATGAAGAGCCTTGAATCAGGCAAATAA
- a CDS encoding zinc dependent phospholipase C family protein, protein MNKSIILAIFLVSVFINISAVSAWDWNTHEEIVESNYHSLPEDMQQNLNLNLMKKGSTAPDFVFFDFKYHSYPNSYEKAIYWLNKGKFYYKKGDFYYASYCYGVASHYITDSFSAPHAAGVGGLQHSIYEVKGSFLKPKMIQIKGDLKSTMYNGDLNGAKSWNMWIKSKNDSLIQNDLDHAAGASYNALYSSLNDAYPIQKNNFQVNNNLELVYIYLIG, encoded by the coding sequence ATGAATAAAAGTATAATACTCGCTATTTTTTTAGTCTCAGTATTCATAAATATTTCCGCTGTTTCAGCTTGGGACTGGAACACCCACGAGGAAATAGTAGAAAGTAATTACCATTCATTACCTGAAGATATGCAGCAAAATTTAAACTTAAACCTGATGAAAAAAGGATCTACGGCTCCTGATTTTGTGTTTTTTGACTTTAAGTATCATAGTTACCCAAATAGTTATGAGAAAGCTATTTACTGGTTAAACAAAGGGAAGTTCTACTATAAAAAAGGTGATTTCTATTATGCAAGTTACTGTTACGGTGTAGCATCCCATTACATCACAGACAGCTTTTCAGCGCCTCATGCTGCAGGTGTGGGCGGGCTTCAGCACAGCATTTATGAGGTAAAAGGAAGTTTTCTAAAGCCCAAAATGATTCAAATTAAAGGAGATTTAAAATCAACCATGTACAATGGTGATCTAAACGGGGCAAAAAGCTGGAACATGTGGATTAAAAGCAAAAATGATTCTTTAATCCAGAATGATTTAGATCATGCTGCAGGTGCATCTTACAATGCATTATACAGTTCCCTAAATGATGCATACCCTATCCAAAAAAATAATTTCCAGGTAAATAACAATTTAGAATTAGTATACATTTACTTAATTGGTTAA
- the cofD gene encoding 2-phospho-L-lactate transferase has product MITILSGGTGTPKLIQGIARTADPDDINIIVNTVENTYISGNYIAPDIDTVMYTLAGIINENTWYGINKDTFITHETLKEMGYNEILRIGDKDRAIKIQKTMLMEKYPLSKVVDIQRKKLDIKSKIIPMSDEQSNIKIITDEGEMSFHQFLVEKKAQPEVEDIIYADVKPSDDVITTIEDSDMVIIGPSNPITSIGPIISMKGVKEALKNSYVVAVSPIIGGNPVSGPAAKFMNAMGYEVSCEGVATIYKEFMDKFIIDVEDTESEKKIEKLISKVVITNTNMKTINDKVRLARIILGEIL; this is encoded by the coding sequence ATGATAACAATACTTTCTGGAGGAACCGGAACTCCAAAATTAATTCAGGGAATAGCTCGAACAGCTGATCCTGATGATATCAACATAATTGTAAACACCGTAGAAAATACATATATATCAGGAAACTACATAGCACCAGATATAGATACTGTGATGTATACTCTCGCAGGAATTATAAATGAAAATACATGGTATGGTATTAACAAAGATACATTTATAACCCATGAAACTTTAAAAGAAATGGGATATAATGAGATCTTAAGAATTGGGGATAAGGATCGTGCCATTAAGATTCAAAAGACCATGCTAATGGAGAAATATCCTCTTTCTAAAGTCGTAGATATTCAAAGAAAAAAATTAGACATTAAGTCAAAGATCATTCCAATGAGTGATGAACAATCGAATATCAAGATTATAACAGATGAAGGTGAAATGAGTTTCCATCAATTTCTGGTTGAAAAAAAAGCACAACCTGAAGTGGAAGATATAATATATGCTGATGTAAAACCTTCAGATGATGTAATAACTACTATTGAAGATTCAGATATGGTCATAATAGGGCCATCTAATCCGATAACATCCATAGGGCCAATAATCTCAATGAAAGGAGTTAAAGAAGCTCTTAAAAACTCTTATGTTGTTGCAGTATCTCCAATAATCGGTGGAAATCCGGTAAGTGGTCCCGCAGCAAAGTTTATGAATGCAATGGGCTACGAAGTGTCATGTGAAGGAGTTGCAACAATTTATAAAGAATTTATGGACAAGTTTATCATAGATGTTGAGGACACCGAATCTGAGAAAAAAATAGAAAAACTAATATCAAAGGTCGTTATAACAAACACAAACATGAAGACCATCAATGATAAAGTGAGGTTAGCCAGAATTATTTTGGGTGAAATTTTATGA